The genomic segment TCGGCGATCGTCTGGCCGAAGTTGATCGCGTGGATCCGGTCGGAGATCGTCATGATCACGTGCATGATGTGCTCGATGATGACGATGGTGGTGCCGTTCTCCCGGATTTTCCGGATGAGCTCGATCGCCTCGACGAGCTCGGTCGGATTCAGCCCCGCCGCCGTCTCGTCGAGGAGCAGGATCTTCGGCTGCGTGGCCATCGCCCTCGCGATCTCCAGCCGCTTGCGCCCGGCGATCGGCAGCGCCTTCGCCAGCACGTCCCTGACCGGGGCGAGACCGCAGAAATCGATCGTTTTCAGCGCGGCCTCCCTTGCCTCGCGGAACGTATTTACCCGGGAATACGCCGCGGCGATCACGTTGTCCAGGACGGTCATCCGCCCCAGGGGCTTGACGACCTGGAAGGTCCGCCCGATGCCCAGGTGGCAGATCTTGTGCGTCGGCAACTGGTGGATCTCCCTCCCCTGGAAGAGCACCCTCCCCGAGGTGGGGCGGAAGTATCCGCTGATCATGTTGAAGGTCGTCGTCTTCCCGGAACCGTTGGGGCCGATGAGCCCGAAGATCTGCCCCTGGTCCACCTCGAAGGACACCCCGTTGACCGCAGCGAGACCCCCGAAATACTTCACGAGCTTGTCGACCTGGAAGTACGCCATGCTCCGCTCCTCAGGCGCCGGCGTCGAGCCGGAACACGCGCTTGCGGATTTTCGGCCAGTCACCGACGATCCCGTTGGGAAGAACGAGGATCACCACGACCACCAGGATCCCGAATCCGAGGACGTGCGCCTGGGTCAGAACGACGGCGACCTTCGCCAGGCTCTCCGATCCCGAAACGGCGCCCAACCATTGGAAGAGACCGAAGAAGCCGGAGCGGAACATCTCCTGGACGGTAACCATGAGGAAGGCGCCGACGGCGGGTCCGTAGACCGTCCCCACGCCACCCACGATGCCGACGAGGATCGCCATGATGGAGATGTCGTGCAGGGAGAAGACGACGTGCGGGTCGATGAACCCCATGTAATTCATGTAGAGGGCGCCGGCGATCCCCGTCCAGAAAGCCGCGTACGCAAGGGATAGCATCTTGTAGAGGTGCGTGTTGATCCCGAGACTCTCCGCGGCGTCCTGGTCTTCCCGGATGGAGACGAAGTAGTACCCCGGCTTGGAGCGCACGACCCAGCGGAGACTGGCAATGCTCGCGACGGCCATCGCCAGGGCAATGTAATAGTAGGGGATTTTCGACGTGAAGCTGGGCATGATGAGGATCCCGA from the Deltaproteobacteria bacterium genome contains:
- a CDS encoding branched-chain amino acid ABC transporter permease codes for the protein MKRNLLPLVFLGLVLGLPLVMRDNYYLHLMILFLMWVVIGSAWNLIAGYTGQVSFGDAAFFGCGAYTAGLLSHHLGVSPWWGLALGGFTAVAVGLPFGWICFRMRGAYFALATLALNEVLRQGTTIAESFTGGMVGILIMPSFTSKIPYYYIALAMAVASIASLRWVVRSKPGYYFVSIREDQDAAESLGINTHLYKMLSLAYAAFWTGIAGALYMNYMGFIDPHVVFSLHDISIMAILVGIVGGVGTVYGPAVGAFLMVTVQEMFRSGFFGLFQWLGAVSGSESLAKVAVVLTQAHVLGFGILVVVVILVLPNGIVGDWPKIRKRVFRLDAGA
- a CDS encoding ABC transporter ATP-binding protein yields the protein MAYFQVDKLVKYFGGLAAVNGVSFEVDQGQIFGLIGPNGSGKTTTFNMISGYFRPTSGRVLFQGREIHQLPTHKICHLGIGRTFQVVKPLGRMTVLDNVIAAAYSRVNTFREAREAALKTIDFCGLAPVRDVLAKALPIAGRKRLEIARAMATQPKILLLDETAAGLNPTELVEAIELIRKIRENGTTIVIIEHIMHVIMTISDRIHAINFGQTIA